A stretch of Gemmobacter fulvus DNA encodes these proteins:
- a CDS encoding ABC transporter permease has protein sequence MTDTITGATPAPSPARRLVDLAIEYNFIVIFLIVVVCAALLSENFLTGTNIANLFQQAAVTGVVAVGMTFVILTGNIDLSVGSVCALCGMLIAVLLAGGTPIWAALALTIGAGALCGAAMGAITALAQVPSFIVTLAGLVSFRGLTYLMTDGVPVSGLPAGFAAISSTMVPLAPGFSVSSMGLIFILLCVLAGGLLRLTVFGETVYATGGNPEAARLSGLPTRGVLILVFAASGVMSALGGILLTSRLRIGQPTAAQGLELDAIAAVVLGGTSLFGGRGGVLGTFFAVMLLQVLRNIFNLLGLGSFYQMTVTGVIIIAAILLNRFIDIRRGRG, from the coding sequence ATGACTGACACCATCACCGGGGCCACCCCCGCCCCCTCGCCTGCACGCCGTCTGGTGGATCTGGCGATTGAATACAATTTCATCGTGATCTTCCTGATCGTGGTGGTCTGCGCGGCCCTGCTGTCCGAGAATTTCCTGACCGGCACCAATATCGCCAACCTGTTCCAGCAGGCCGCCGTGACCGGCGTGGTGGCAGTGGGCATGACCTTCGTCATCCTGACCGGCAATATCGACCTGTCGGTGGGCAGCGTCTGTGCGCTGTGTGGCATGTTGATTGCCGTGCTGCTGGCAGGCGGGACACCGATCTGGGCGGCGCTGGCGCTGACCATCGGGGCCGGTGCCCTTTGTGGTGCGGCGATGGGGGCGATCACCGCCTTGGCGCAGGTGCCCAGTTTCATCGTGACACTGGCGGGTCTCGTGTCCTTCCGGGGGCTGACCTATCTGATGACCGACGGTGTGCCGGTCTCGGGCCTGCCTGCGGGCTTTGCCGCGATCTCGTCCACCATGGTGCCGCTCGCCCCCGGCTTTTCGGTCAGCTCCATGGGCCTGATCTTCATTCTGCTCTGCGTGCTGGCGGGTGGGCTGCTGCGGCTGACCGTGTTTGGCGAAACCGTCTATGCCACCGGCGGCAACCCCGAGGCGGCCCGCCTGTCGGGCCTGCCGACACGCGGGGTGCTGATCCTCGTCTTTGCCGCCTCTGGTGTGATGAGCGCGCTTGGCGGCATCCTGCTGACCTCGCGCCTGCGGATCGGCCAGCCGACCGCCGCACAGGGGCTGGAACTGGACGCCATCGCCGCTGTCGTGCTGGGCGGCACCTCGCTGTTTGGCGGGCGGGGCGGCGTTCTGGGCACCTTCTTTGCCGTGATGCTGCTGCAAGTGCTGCGCAATATCTTCAACTTGCTTGGCCTTGGGTCGTTCTATCAGATGACCGTTACCGGGGTTATCATCATCGCAGCCATCCTGCTGAACCGCTTTATCGACATTCGCCGGGGGCGCGGCTGA
- a CDS encoding sugar ABC transporter ATP-binding protein, with protein MTEDVLTIRHLAKRFPPNIVALEDAGLSVRRGEVHCLLGANGAGKSTFLKLVAGAMMPSAGEIRVDGQPVSFRKPSEAAAAGISMIYQELDLVPQLTVAENLFLGHPPARLGFLDKGHRRARAAEALARVGAQFGPDARVESLSVANQQLTAIARSLTRAAKVIIMDEPSAALNETELKAVFRVIRELTAQGVAIVYVSHRLGELREIGDRVTVLRAGRTIETFDVAGTPDSALVEAILGRERTLVERRDRPPVTGEVMLQVDRLTGPQGLDIRDFTLRRGEICGLTGLNGSGRTSFLKALFGALPHEAQMVLKGAPYAPRRPKDAIRAGLGLVPENRKTEGLILDAPIYKNATLPAMQGQILARHRAQKARTVPVLKQLSTKYGNPDQKVVQLSGGNQQKVVLAKWIIKGSELLLLDEPSRGLDIGAKADLYALVDGLAKQGAAVIVASSELEELYAACDTIWVFHEGRNIAQFNPASTDQDTILKRQILGEHHHD; from the coding sequence ATGACCGAGGATGTGCTGACCATCCGCCATCTGGCCAAGCGATTCCCGCCCAATATCGTGGCGCTGGAAGATGCCGGCCTGTCGGTGCGGCGCGGCGAGGTGCATTGCCTGCTGGGCGCGAACGGGGCCGGAAAATCGACCTTCCTGAAGCTGGTGGCGGGGGCGATGATGCCATCAGCCGGGGAAATCCGCGTCGACGGCCAGCCGGTCAGCTTTCGCAAACCTTCAGAGGCGGCAGCGGCGGGCATTTCGATGATCTATCAGGAGCTTGATCTGGTGCCGCAGCTGACGGTGGCGGAAAACCTGTTTCTGGGCCATCCGCCCGCCCGTCTGGGCTTTCTGGACAAAGGCCACCGCCGCGCGCGGGCCGCAGAGGCGCTGGCACGGGTGGGGGCGCAGTTCGGCCCGGATGCGCGGGTGGAAAGCCTGTCGGTTGCCAATCAGCAACTGACCGCCATTGCCCGGTCGCTGACCCGCGCGGCGAAGGTGATCATCATGGATGAACCTTCGGCGGCGCTGAACGAAACCGAGCTGAAGGCGGTGTTCCGGGTGATCCGCGAGCTGACGGCGCAGGGCGTGGCCATCGTCTATGTCAGCCACCGGCTGGGCGAGCTGCGCGAGATCGGCGACCGGGTGACGGTGCTGCGCGCGGGCCGCACGATTGAAACCTTCGATGTGGCGGGCACGCCCGATTCCGCTTTGGTCGAGGCCATTCTGGGCCGCGAACGCACCTTGGTAGAGCGGCGCGACCGTCCGCCGGTGACGGGCGAGGTGATGCTGCAGGTGGATCGGCTGACCGGTCCGCAGGGCCTTGATATCCGAGATTTCACCCTGCGACGGGGCGAGATCTGCGGCCTGACCGGGCTGAACGGATCGGGGCGGACCTCGTTCCTGAAGGCGCTGTTCGGGGCGCTGCCGCATGAGGCGCAGATGGTGCTGAAAGGCGCGCCCTATGCGCCGCGCCGTCCCAAGGATGCGATCCGCGCGGGGCTTGGCCTTGTGCCGGAAAACCGCAAGACCGAAGGCCTGATCCTCGACGCGCCGATCTACAAGAACGCCACCCTTCCCGCGATGCAGGGGCAGATTCTGGCCCGGCATCGCGCACAGAAGGCCCGCACGGTGCCGGTGCTGAAACAGCTGTCCACCAAATATGGCAACCCCGACCAGAAGGTCGTACAGCTTTCGGGCGGCAATCAGCAAAAGGTCGTGCTGGCGAAATGGATCATCAAAGGGTCCGAGCTGCTGTTGCTGGACGAGCCCTCGCGCGGGCTGGACATCGGGGCCAAGGCCGATCTTTATGCGCTGGTCGATGGTCTGGCCAAACAGGGCGCGGCGGTGATCGTCGCCTCGTCAGAGCTGGAAGAGCTGTATGCCGCCTGCGACACGATCTGGGTCTTTCACGAAGGCCGCAACATTGCACAATTCAATCCCGCCAGCACCGATCAGGACACGATCCTGAAGCGGCAGATCCTTGGGGAACACCACCATGACTGA
- a CDS encoding sugar-binding transcriptional regulator: MSERNPYSSRLPLDEQRDHLMVQVAKLYYDLERTQSDIATELGLTRWQVGKLLTEAKAEGIVRIEITPRANRKTSLEVALQQAFKLRDAVVVPMGEITDPALLIDSVAQAAATYLANLNPKPDLLGVSWGRTMSAVARALPSGWNPGAHVVLVNGSTTLQQTSTRTSAVAEEFAQSAGGTATLLPVPAIVGKSSTRDALEEDPIIERVLALAEAAPVICYGMGGVSHQSVLMSSGYLTQADIDRLKALGSVGDILGRFVDHQGRIVDPALDARTVGLRLEALRRKDRAIGVVAGEEKHQIAAAALRAGYVSVLVTDEATARNILEETE; the protein is encoded by the coding sequence ATGAGCGAGCGCAACCCCTATTCCTCGCGCCTGCCGCTGGACGAACAGCGCGATCACCTGATGGTGCAGGTGGCCAAGCTCTATTACGATCTGGAGCGCACCCAGTCCGACATCGCGACCGAACTGGGCCTGACCCGCTGGCAGGTCGGCAAATTGCTGACCGAGGCCAAGGCCGAAGGCATCGTGCGGATCGAGATCACCCCCCGCGCCAATCGCAAGACCAGCCTTGAAGTGGCGCTGCAACAGGCGTTCAAGCTGCGCGATGCCGTGGTGGTGCCGATGGGCGAAATCACCGATCCGGCCCTGCTGATCGACAGCGTGGCGCAGGCCGCGGCCACCTATCTGGCCAATCTCAACCCCAAGCCCGACTTGCTGGGGGTCAGCTGGGGGCGCACCATGTCGGCTGTCGCCCGCGCCCTGCCCTCGGGCTGGAACCCCGGCGCGCATGTGGTGCTGGTGAACGGCTCCACCACCTTGCAACAGACCTCCACCCGCACTTCGGCGGTGGCGGAAGAATTCGCGCAATCGGCGGGCGGCACTGCCACCCTGCTGCCGGTGCCCGCCATCGTCGGCAAAAGCAGCACCCGCGACGCGCTGGAAGAAGATCCGATCATCGAACGGGTGCTAGCGCTGGCCGAAGCCGCGCCGGTGATCTGCTACGGCATGGGCGGCGTGTCGCATCAATCGGTGCTGATGTCCTCGGGCTATCTGACGCAGGCGGATATTGACCGGCTGAAGGCGCTGGGATCGGTGGGCGATATTCTGGGGCGGTTTGTCGATCATCAGGGGCGGATCGTCGATCCGGCGCTGGACGCCCGCACCGTCGGGCTGCGTCTGGAAGCGCTGCGCCGCAAGGACCGCGCCATTGGCGTGGTGGCGGGAGAGGAGAAACACCAGATCGCCGCCGCCGCCCTGCGCGCGGGCTATGTCTCGGTGCTGGTCACCGACGAGGCGACCGCCCGCAATATTCTGGAGGAAACGGAATGA
- a CDS encoding FGGY-family carbohydrate kinase, giving the protein MAHVLSFDFGTGGVRAGVYDTDRRAMLAMAEAPYATTYPRAGWAEQNPADWRAALRLAGRAALAQAGMTAVDAVCAATTASTVAICTRDGTPLRPALLWMDCRAEAESRETARLDHPVMRHCGGSDAVEWLVPKAMWLKRHQPEVWARAEVICEALDYVNHDLTGDWVGSRMNAACKWNYDSAGGRFVPEVYDALGIGDLAGRLPGRIIPVGGVIGPMRAAMAADLGLSNRPLVAQGGIDAHIGMLGADIVQPGGMLFIGGTSVVQLTQLGAEGDVSGFWGPYPNALTDGHWLVECGQVSAGSVLNWLAGTIFGLDAPGHAALIAEVAATPGRAEGLLTLDYWMGNRTPYRDAALRGAMLGLTLGHGRADLYASAVDGVALGSANVLAVLAERGVQIDRIVMAGGIVKNAAWLQATVDAMGRPVQVAREDNLSLVGASVAAAAALGVYPGLAEAARTCAAPTRALHPDPERAAWFARSLPLYREATASLTPVLHDLARRQTGGAA; this is encoded by the coding sequence ATGGCGCATGTCTTGAGTTTTGATTTCGGCACGGGCGGCGTGCGGGCGGGGGTCTATGATACGGACCGCCGCGCCATGCTGGCCATGGCCGAAGCGCCCTATGCCACCACCTATCCCCGCGCGGGCTGGGCCGAACAGAACCCTGCCGACTGGCGCGCGGCGCTGCGTCTGGCCGGGCGGGCCGCGCTCGCGCAGGCGGGCATGACGGCGGTGGATGCAGTCTGCGCCGCCACCACTGCCTCCACCGTTGCGATCTGCACCCGCGACGGCACGCCGCTGCGCCCTGCCCTGTTGTGGATGGATTGCCGGGCAGAGGCCGAAAGCCGCGAAACTGCGCGGCTCGATCATCCGGTGATGCGCCATTGCGGCGGGTCGGATGCGGTCGAATGGCTGGTGCCCAAGGCGATGTGGCTGAAGCGCCATCAACCCGAGGTCTGGGCCAGGGCCGAGGTGATCTGCGAGGCGCTGGATTATGTGAACCACGATCTGACCGGCGACTGGGTCGGGTCGCGCATGAATGCCGCCTGCAAATGGAATTACGACAGCGCCGGGGGCCGCTTTGTGCCCGAGGTCTATGACGCGCTGGGGATCGGCGATCTGGCCGGGCGGCTGCCGGGCCGGATCATCCCGGTGGGCGGTGTGATCGGCCCGATGCGCGCCGCCATGGCCGCCGACCTTGGGCTGAGTAACCGCCCGCTGGTGGCACAGGGCGGCATTGATGCGCATATCGGCATGTTGGGGGCCGATATCGTGCAGCCGGGCGGCATGCTGTTCATTGGCGGCACCTCGGTCGTGCAACTGACGCAGCTGGGGGCCGAAGGCGATGTGTCGGGCTTCTGGGGCCCCTATCCCAATGCGCTGACCGACGGGCATTGGCTGGTCGAATGTGGGCAGGTTTCGGCGGGATCGGTGCTGAACTGGCTGGCAGGCACGATCTTCGGGCTGGACGCACCGGGCCATGCCGCGTTGATTGCCGAGGTCGCGGCCACGCCGGGCCGTGCCGAAGGGCTGCTGACGCTGGATTACTGGATGGGCAACCGCACCCCCTACCGCGATGCGGCGCTGCGCGGGGCAATGCTCGGGCTGACGCTGGGCCATGGCCGCGCCGATCTTTACGCATCGGCGGTGGATGGCGTGGCGCTGGGATCGGCCAATGTGCTGGCGGTGCTGGCCGAACGCGGTGTGCAGATCGACCGGATCGTGATGGCGGGCGGGATCGTCAAGAACGCCGCTTGGCTGCAAGCCACGGTCGATGCGATGGGCCGCCCTGTGCAGGTCGCACGCGAAGACAACCTGTCGCTGGTGGGTGCCTCGGTTGCGGCGGCAGCGGCCCTTGGGGTCTATCCCGGTCTGGCCGAGGCGGCCCGCACCTGCGCCGCCCCCACCCGCGCCCTGCACCCCGACCCCGAGCGTGCCGCCTGGTTCGCCCGCAGCCTGCCGCTTTACCGCGAGGCCACAGCCAGCCTGACGCCGGTGCTGCATGATCTGGCCCGCCGCCAGACGGGTGGTGCCGCATGA
- a CDS encoding galactitol-1-phosphate 5-dehydrogenase, translated as MRAAVLYTPGDIRLEEVAKPVPGPGEVLLRVAAVGVCGSDLPRMLIKGAHKMPIICGHEFSGHIEELGAGVDGFALGDLCTVPPMLPCGTCDQCATGDFSRCRDYDYFGSRRDGAYAEWVVVPVANLLVAPAGTDPRAAAMVDPASIALHAIWKAGGVRMGARGAVIGCGPIGLFAIQWMLLMGASEVVAIDVSEAKLEQARAAGATQCFLAGDELPKGLLADLIVEAAGHPSSINAAVTLAAPGGHVVFIGIPVDDVPLTNKAFQHFLRQEVSLHGSWNSFGAPYPGPQWTVTLDKLASGALKWEFMISHELGLEALPGMFETLKTDRTLFFSKIMFRP; from the coding sequence ATGCGCGCTGCCGTTCTTTACACCCCCGGCGATATCCGGCTGGAAGAGGTTGCAAAACCCGTGCCCGGTCCGGGCGAAGTGCTGCTGCGCGTGGCGGCGGTTGGCGTCTGCGGCTCGGATCTGCCGCGGATGCTGATCAAGGGCGCGCACAAGATGCCGATCATCTGCGGCCACGAGTTTTCCGGCCATATCGAGGAACTGGGCGCGGGGGTCGACGGCTTTGCTCTGGGCGATCTCTGCACCGTGCCGCCGATGCTGCCCTGCGGCACCTGCGATCAATGCGCGACGGGCGATTTTTCGCGCTGCCGCGACTATGACTATTTCGGCTCGCGCCGCGACGGGGCCTATGCGGAATGGGTGGTGGTGCCGGTGGCAAACCTGCTGGTGGCCCCGGCAGGCACCGATCCGCGCGCGGCGGCCATGGTGGATCCGGCCTCCATCGCGCTGCATGCGATCTGGAAGGCGGGCGGCGTGCGCATGGGCGCGCGCGGCGCGGTGATCGGCTGCGGCCCGATCGGCCTGTTCGCGATCCAGTGGATGCTGCTGATGGGCGCATCCGAGGTGGTGGCGATTGACGTCTCCGAAGCCAAGCTGGAACAGGCCCGCGCAGCCGGGGCAACGCAGTGCTTTCTGGCCGGGGACGAGCTGCCCAAGGGCCTGCTGGCCGATCTGATCGTCGAGGCGGCGGGGCATCCCTCGTCGATCAATGCCGCCGTCACGCTAGCCGCCCCCGGCGGGCATGTGGTGTTCATCGGCATTCCGGTGGACGATGTGCCGCTGACGAACAAGGCGTTCCAGCATTTCCTGCGGCAGGAAGTCTCGTTGCACGGGTCGTGGAACTCTTTCGGCGCGCCCTATCCCGGCCCGCAATGGACGGTGACACTGGACAAGCTGGCCTCGGGCGCGCTGAAATGGGAATTCATGATCAGCCACGAGCTGGGGCTGGAGGCGCTGCCCGGCATGTTTGAAACCCTCAAAACCGACCGGACCCTGTTCTTTTCCAAGATCATGTTCCGCCCCTGA
- a CDS encoding substrate-binding domain-containing protein, with product MITRRHALTRLASAASVLALGATFAAPAFAEGLKIGFSQVTLQSPFYVQLKDGAEAAAAAGGDTLIFLDANGDVSKQNDDIQDLITQGVNAIIINPVNPDAVVPSLEAAAAAGIPVLTVDRSVNGGGVKAHIGRDNKAMGQLVGEAVVARLAADGITGAKIIEIQGDAGGAVMMDRRDGFHAAIEGSGHTIVEGPYAEYIRANAVTAMQDLLQAHTDVKVVYAHNDDMALGAAQVLSENGRTDVLISGVDGLSEALESMAAGGNYVATALNDPKYLGDVTIQVAREVAAGKEVPAFVDAGSKAVTPDNVADFPRTGLFAEYRPDVLAK from the coding sequence ATGATCACACGTCGCCACGCACTCACCCGCCTCGCCAGTGCCGCATCCGTCTTGGCGCTGGGGGCCACCTTCGCCGCCCCGGCCTTTGCCGAAGGGCTGAAGATCGGGTTCAGCCAGGTCACCCTGCAATCGCCGTTCTATGTGCAGCTGAAAGACGGGGCCGAAGCCGCCGCCGCTGCGGGGGGTGATACGCTGATCTTCCTCGACGCCAATGGTGACGTGTCCAAGCAGAATGATGACATTCAGGATCTGATCACCCAGGGCGTGAATGCCATCATCATCAACCCGGTCAACCCCGACGCCGTTGTGCCCTCGCTCGAAGCCGCCGCCGCTGCGGGTATTCCGGTGCTGACGGTGGACCGTTCGGTCAATGGCGGTGGCGTCAAGGCGCATATCGGCCGCGACAACAAGGCCATGGGTCAGCTGGTGGGCGAAGCCGTGGTGGCGCGCCTTGCCGCCGATGGCATCACCGGGGCCAAGATCATCGAGATTCAGGGCGACGCCGGTGGCGCCGTGATGATGGACCGCCGCGACGGCTTTCACGCCGCCATCGAAGGTTCGGGCCATACGATCGTCGAAGGCCCCTATGCCGAATATATCCGCGCCAATGCCGTGACCGCGATGCAGGATCTGTTGCAGGCGCATACCGATGTCAAAGTCGTCTATGCCCATAATGACGACATGGCCTTGGGCGCGGCGCAGGTTCTGTCCGAGAATGGCCGCACCGATGTGCTGATCTCGGGTGTGGACGGGCTGTCCGAGGCGCTGGAATCGATGGCGGCAGGCGGCAATTATGTGGCCACGGCACTGAACGATCCGAAATATCTGGGGGATGTGACCATTCAGGTCGCCCGCGAAGTGGCGGCAGGCAAAGAGGTTCCGGCCTTTGTCGATGCCGGGTCGAAGGCGGTCACGCCCGACAATGTGGCCGACTTCCCGCGCACCGGCCTCTTTGCCGAATACCGCCCCGACGTTCTGGCAAAATGA
- a CDS encoding cation:proton antiporter, whose protein sequence is MDIVLLVSASAALFVVIALSEPVAERLRLPYSVVLAVVGATLGALAVGLRSTMGAELGPEIVALLSLPIRSSVFLYVFLPTLIFQVALGLDLRRMLDDWVPILVMAVAAVLVATLFIGGALAPFSQMSLLACFLIGAIVSTTDPSAVVSIFRSLAAPQRLARIVEGESLLNDAAAIALFGFFLSFVMAGVPNPTLEDAFIGLPSIILGGMLTGWVMARIALVAMVMLGAYPLAQLSLSVAIPYATYVIADHVLGASGVVAVVVAGMTLNWLGPGRLAPATWVNLREVWDLLAHWAGALIFVLASLLIPRLLADARLWDVLLVIVVILAATLARVVMLWGVLPLLARLRVSPQVERPYRIAILWGGLRGAVTLALALAVTENLRVPADIRREVGILATGYTLFTLFAQGTTLRHVIRRLGLAKLTPLDLALSRQVIAVALQNVREEVADTVKEHSLSRDIVRSEAKRFGQRLDQAVSLAEEGSEIKQKDRITLGLLALAGRERDLVLEAFREQEIASGRAEQMLTDVDRLIELTRLAGRIGYRRAARRGLGYGRRYRLAVAAHNRLRISPPLAQMTASRFDILMNQRLILRELHGYIDGKIRRIHGKRVADLLHQVLTGREEDTAQALEGLRLQYPGYAEEMERRFIRRLALRIEEREYDSLLKDGLIGKELHVTLRQSLAEARRRLNQRPRLDLAVQKSAMLRQLPALAGLDAAQLRMVQKRIATVYAQPGDVLIRKGDPARHVYFIASGAVEVEFAGQVQRLGRGEMFGQLGILTRRPRRAQITAITHCTLLSLDEVRFLDLLSRNQTLRQAVEESTTRRGLMTAGGEDRAA, encoded by the coding sequence ATGGATATTGTTCTGCTTGTTTCCGCCAGTGCCGCCCTGTTTGTCGTCATCGCCTTGTCAGAGCCGGTGGCCGAACGCTTGCGGCTGCCTTATTCGGTGGTGCTGGCGGTGGTCGGGGCCACGCTGGGGGCGCTGGCCGTCGGCCTGCGCAGCACCATGGGCGCAGAGCTGGGGCCGGAAATCGTGGCGCTGCTGTCGCTGCCGATCCGGTCATCGGTCTTCCTCTATGTGTTCCTGCCGACGCTCATATTTCAGGTTGCGCTGGGCCTTGATCTCAGGCGGATGCTGGATGACTGGGTGCCGATCCTTGTGATGGCGGTGGCGGCGGTGCTGGTGGCGACGCTGTTCATCGGCGGGGCGCTGGCCCCGTTCAGCCAGATGAGCCTGCTGGCCTGCTTTCTGATCGGGGCCATCGTGTCGACCACGGATCCCTCGGCGGTGGTGTCGATCTTCCGCAGTCTGGCGGCCCCGCAGCGGCTGGCGCGGATTGTCGAGGGCGAAAGCCTGCTGAACGATGCGGCGGCAATTGCGCTGTTCGGGTTCTTTCTCAGCTTCGTGATGGCGGGGGTGCCGAACCCGACGCTGGAGGACGCGTTCATCGGCCTGCCCAGCATCATTCTGGGGGGGATGCTGACCGGCTGGGTGATGGCGCGGATTGCCCTCGTCGCCATGGTGATGCTGGGGGCCTATCCGCTGGCGCAATTGTCGCTGTCGGTGGCCATTCCCTATGCCACCTATGTGATTGCCGATCATGTGCTCGGGGCCTCGGGCGTGGTGGCGGTGGTGGTGGCGGGCATGACGCTGAACTGGCTGGGGCCGGGGCGTCTGGCACCGGCAACCTGGGTCAACCTGCGCGAAGTCTGGGATCTGCTGGCGCATTGGGCGGGGGCGCTGATCTTCGTGCTGGCCTCGCTTCTGATCCCGCGGCTGCTGGCGGATGCGCGGCTGTGGGATGTGCTGCTGGTGATCGTGGTCATTCTGGCGGCGACATTGGCGCGGGTGGTCATGCTCTGGGGCGTGCTGCCCTTGCTGGCGCGGCTGCGGGTCTCGCCGCAGGTGGAGCGGCCCTATCGTATCGCCATCCTCTGGGGCGGGTTGCGCGGCGCGGTGACGCTGGCACTGGCGCTGGCAGTCACCGAAAACCTGCGCGTGCCTGCCGACATCCGGCGCGAGGTGGGTATCCTTGCCACCGGCTATACGCTGTTCACGCTGTTTGCGCAGGGCACCACGCTGCGCCATGTGATCCGTCGGCTGGGGCTGGCCAAACTGACGCCGCTGGATCTGGCACTGTCGCGGCAGGTGATCGCCGTGGCGCTTCAGAACGTGCGCGAGGAGGTGGCGGATACGGTCAAGGAACACAGCCTCAGCCGCGATATCGTGCGGTCCGAGGCGAAACGCTTTGGCCAGAGGCTCGATCAGGCGGTGTCGCTGGCCGAAGAGGGCAGCGAGATCAAGCAGAAAGACCGCATCACGCTGGGCCTGCTGGCATTGGCCGGACGCGAGCGTGATCTGGTGCTGGAGGCGTTCCGGGAACAGGAAATCGCCTCGGGCCGGGCCGAGCAGATGCTGACCGATGTGGACCGTCTGATCGAACTCACGCGGCTGGCCGGGCGGATCGGCTATCGCCGGGCGGCGCGGCGGGGCCTCGGCTATGGCCGCCGCTACCGGCTGGCGGTGGCGGCGCATAACCGGCTGCGCATTTCTCCGCCATTGGCGCAGATGACGGCAAGCCGCTTTGACATCCTGATGAACCAGCGGCTGATCCTGCGTGAATTGCACGGCTATATCGACGGCAAGATCCGCCGGATCCACGGCAAGCGGGTGGCGGATCTGCTGCATCAGGTGCTGACCGGGCGCGAAGAGGACACCGCGCAGGCGCTGGAAGGGCTGCGCCTGCAATATCCGGGCTATGCCGAAGAGATGGAGCGCCGGTTCATCCGCCGTCTGGCCCTGCGCATCGAAGAGCGGGAATATGACTCGCTGCTGAAAGACGGGCTGATCGGCAAGGAACTGCATGTCACGCTGCGGCAATCGCTGGCCGAGGCGCGGCGCAGGCTGAACCAGCGCCCCCGGCTGGATCTGGCGGTGCAGAAAAGCGCCATGCTGCGGCAATTGCCCGCGCTGGCCGGGCTGGATGCGGCGCAGCTGCGGATGGTGCAAAAGCGCATTGCCACGGTCTATGCGCAGCCCGGTGATGTGCTGATCCGCAAGGGCGATCCGGCGCGGCACGTCTATTTCATCGCCTCGGGCGCGGTGGAGGTGGAGTTTGCCGGGCAGGTGCAGCGCCTGGGCCGGGGCGAGATGTTCGGCCAGCTTGGCATCCTGACCCGCCGCCCGCGCCGCGCCCAGATCACCGCGATCACCCATTGCACTCTGTTGAGCCTGGATGAGGTGCGCTTCCTTGATCTGCTGTCGCGCAACCAGACGCTGCGGCAGGCGGTCGAGGAAAGCACCACCCGCCGGGGGCTGATGACGGCGGGCGGCGAAGATCGGGCAGCCTGA
- a CDS encoding LuxR C-terminal-related transcriptional regulator has translation MTFQRDTDASRPPPRDGRPLQALVLDDNRETRNWISETLAATLTGAVIDTAATCAEARTLLFTSARSYDFALIDLDLPDGNGVEIIRAIALHLPQTLPVVITIFEDDASLFDALAAGAMGYILKGVKTASLTDQFRRIEQGEPPISPRIAQRMIAHFKMLSPAPRRPPATGEDVCLTQREQDVLRLLGKGLTMSDIAGTLGISANTCATHTKSIYRKLNISSRAEAALAADRRGLI, from the coding sequence ATGACCTTTCAGCGCGACACCGATGCCAGCAGACCGCCGCCGCGTGATGGCAGGCCGCTTCAGGCATTGGTGCTGGATGACAACCGCGAAACCCGCAACTGGATCAGCGAAACCCTGGCCGCCACGCTGACCGGCGCGGTCATTGATACGGCGGCAACCTGCGCCGAGGCGCGCACGCTGCTGTTCACATCCGCGCGCAGCTATGACTTCGCGCTGATCGACCTGGATCTGCCGGATGGCAACGGGGTGGAGATCATTCGCGCCATCGCCCTGCACCTGCCGCAGACCCTGCCGGTGGTCATCACCATATTCGAGGATGACGCCTCGCTGTTCGATGCGCTGGCGGCGGGCGCGATGGGATATATCCTGAAGGGTGTGAAAACCGCCAGCCTGACCGACCAGTTCCGCCGCATCGAACAGGGCGAACCGCCGATTTCGCCGCGCATCGCCCAGCGTATGATCGCGCATTTCAAGATGCTCAGCCCCGCCCCGCGTCGGCCGCCCGCCACCGGCGAGGATGTCTGCCTGACCCAGCGCGAACAGGATGTGCTGCGGCTTTTGGGCAAGGGCCTGACGATGAGCGACATTGCCGGCACTCTGGGCATTTCGGCCAATACCTGTGCCACGCACACGAAATCCATCTATCGTAAGCTCAATATCTCCAGCCGGGCCGAAGCGGCGCTGGCAGCCGACCGGCGCGGCCTGATCTGA